In one Parageobacillus genomosp. 1 genomic region, the following are encoded:
- the nagB gene encoding glucosamine-6-phosphate deaminase gives MKLIEAKNYEEMSQKAADIIIDLVKKKPDAVLGLATGATVLGTYQQLVKDHNQNGTSYRHVRTVNLDEYLGLAPDHPNSYHYYMNKHLFSHLDIPSTQTYIPNGLADDAEAECRRYEQVIERLGGIDLQVLGIGRNGHIGFNEPGTSFSAPTHVVVLAPSTRQANARFFPSLEDVPHQAITMGIATILQSRHILLLASGAAKAPIMAKLFEGIVTADVPASVLHTHPNVTVIADQEALSLVPDEKRKVYAR, from the coding sequence ATGAAACTGATCGAAGCCAAAAATTATGAAGAGATGAGCCAAAAAGCGGCCGACATCATCATTGATCTAGTCAAGAAAAAGCCGGATGCGGTGTTAGGGCTAGCGACAGGGGCGACCGTGCTTGGCACGTATCAGCAGCTAGTGAAAGACCATAACCAAAACGGAACGTCTTATCGCCATGTACGTACAGTGAACTTAGATGAATATCTTGGTTTAGCGCCTGATCATCCTAACAGCTATCACTATTACATGAATAAGCACTTATTTTCTCATCTCGATATTCCTTCTACACAAACGTATATTCCAAACGGTCTCGCTGATGACGCCGAAGCGGAATGCCGGCGTTATGAACAAGTCATTGAGCGTTTGGGCGGAATTGACTTGCAGGTATTAGGAATCGGGCGCAATGGGCACATCGGTTTTAATGAACCAGGTACCTCGTTTTCGGCACCGACGCATGTCGTCGTGCTGGCACCGTCAACAAGGCAAGCGAACGCCCGTTTTTTCCCATCTTTAGAAGATGTACCGCACCAGGCAATTACGATGGGGATCGCGACGATTTTACAAAGCAGGCATATATTGCTATTAGCGTCGGGAGCGGCGAAGGCACCAATTATGGCAAAGTTGTTTGAAGGAATTGTGACTGCAGATGTACCGGCATCGGTGCTTCATACCCATCCGAACGTCACGGTGATTGCCGATCAAGAAGCATTGTCGCTTGTGCCAGATGAAAAACGAAAGGTGTATGCGCGATGA
- the nagE gene encoding N-acetylglucosamine-specific PTS transporter subunit IIBC, protein MLGFLQRLGKAFMLPVAVLPAAGLLLRLGQPDLLDIPFIAATGDAVFANLPLIFAIGVAVGFAKDGNGAAALAGAIGYFVLTKGAAAIDKDINMSVLGGIISGVIAGLLYNRYHNIKLPDWLGFFGGKRFVPIVTSFVMLILALVFGYVWPPIQDGINAIGKWIVGAGALGVGVFGFLNRLLIPVGLHHVLNSFVWFVFGEYNGKTGDLWRFFAKDPDAGIFMAGFFPIMMFGLPAAALAMIAAAKKERRKAVSGALISVAFTAFLTGITEPIEFLFMFLSPLLYVVHAVLTGLSLAIATMLDIHHGFTFSAGAIDFFLNYGIARKPYLLIVQGIIYAVVYFVVFYFLIVKLDLKTPGREEEIEGEFTESGAAPSGGGYKDVAVKYMEALGGKDNLIQIDNCVTRLRLKVKDMSKVNETELKRLGAKGVIRLNQTDVQVVVGTDVEFVANELKKL, encoded by the coding sequence ATGTTAGGATTTTTACAAAGGCTTGGAAAAGCGTTTATGCTGCCGGTTGCCGTCCTGCCGGCAGCGGGGTTATTGCTCCGTTTAGGACAGCCGGATTTATTGGATATTCCGTTTATCGCCGCGACAGGAGATGCTGTTTTTGCGAACCTGCCTCTCATTTTTGCGATCGGGGTTGCCGTTGGCTTTGCCAAAGACGGAAACGGCGCAGCGGCGTTGGCCGGGGCGATCGGCTACTTTGTGTTAACAAAAGGGGCTGCTGCCATTGACAAAGATATCAATATGTCCGTGTTAGGCGGAATCATTTCCGGTGTGATTGCCGGATTGCTGTATAACCGCTACCATAATATTAAATTACCGGATTGGCTTGGATTTTTTGGGGGCAAGCGGTTTGTTCCAATTGTGACCTCGTTTGTCATGCTTATATTGGCACTTGTCTTCGGATATGTTTGGCCGCCGATTCAAGACGGCATTAACGCCATCGGCAAATGGATCGTCGGCGCTGGCGCGCTTGGGGTGGGCGTTTTCGGCTTCCTAAACCGATTGCTCATACCGGTTGGCTTGCATCACGTCTTAAATAGTTTCGTATGGTTTGTGTTTGGCGAGTATAACGGAAAAACAGGGGATTTATGGCGATTCTTCGCGAAGGATCCAGATGCCGGCATTTTCATGGCAGGATTTTTCCCAATTATGATGTTTGGTCTTCCAGCCGCAGCGCTCGCCATGATTGCCGCAGCGAAAAAAGAGCGGCGCAAAGCCGTATCCGGTGCGCTCATCAGCGTGGCGTTCACTGCCTTTTTAACGGGAATTACCGAACCGATTGAGTTTTTGTTTATGTTTTTATCGCCGTTGCTTTATGTCGTGCACGCCGTATTAACGGGGCTTTCGCTGGCGATTGCGACGATGCTCGATATTCATCACGGGTTTACTTTCTCGGCCGGTGCGATTGACTTTTTCTTAAACTATGGAATTGCGCGAAAACCGTATCTATTAATCGTGCAAGGAATTATCTATGCCGTCGTTTATTTCGTTGTGTTCTATTTCTTGATTGTCAAATTGGACTTAAAAACGCCTGGCCGTGAAGAAGAAATCGAAGGCGAATTTACGGAAAGCGGCGCAGCGCCATCGGGCGGCGGCTATAAAGATGTCGCGGTGAAGTATATGGAAGCGCTGGGCGGTAAAGATAACCTCATCCAGATCGACAACTGTGTGACCCGCTTGCGCTTAAAAGTAAAAGACATGTCGAAAGTCAATGAGACTGAACTGAAACGTTTAGGAGCAAAAGGCGTCATCCGCCTCAATCAAACGGATGTGCAAGTCGTTGTCGGCACGGATGTCGAGTTTGTCGCCAACGAGCTGAAAAAGCTATAA
- the nagA gene encoding N-acetylglucosamine-6-phosphate deacetylase, with translation MKRWLLKNAVIYEENGKIEQGYVLTEGDKILEAGPMSSCPASSEAEVVELSPSFSVIPGFIDVHIHGAAGADVMDATSDALRTMAKVLPKEGTTSFLATTMTAPSEQIEQALRSVAQYMQSANQPGKAEILGIHLEGPFISPKRAGAQHPKNIIEPNIELFQKWQNIANGHIRLVTLAPEEKNGLALTAHLKETGVVASIGHSDAVYKQVKAAIDAGVTHATHLFNGMRGIHHREPGVAGAVLMHEEVICELIADGIHVAPEMVRFAYRNKGSAGLILITDAMRAKCLGAGIYELGGQEVTVQGEKATLRDGTLAGSILKLGDAVKNAMAYTGCTLEDIIRMASWNPAKQLGVLDRKGSIRAGKDADIVVLNEQHDVVMTICRGEMAYSKWEGFDDETDRSQKL, from the coding sequence ATGAAACGATGGTTGCTGAAAAACGCGGTTATATACGAGGAAAACGGCAAAATCGAGCAAGGGTATGTGCTGACAGAAGGGGACAAAATTTTGGAAGCAGGTCCGATGTCATCATGCCCGGCTTCTAGTGAAGCGGAGGTGGTAGAGCTTAGTCCGAGTTTTTCCGTCATACCAGGCTTTATTGACGTCCATATTCATGGCGCGGCGGGAGCTGATGTAATGGATGCGACAAGCGATGCGCTACGTACGATGGCCAAGGTGCTGCCAAAGGAAGGGACGACGAGTTTTCTGGCGACGACGATGACCGCGCCAAGCGAACAGATTGAGCAGGCGCTTCGCAGCGTGGCGCAATACATGCAAAGCGCCAACCAGCCCGGAAAGGCGGAAATACTGGGCATTCATTTGGAAGGTCCGTTTATTTCACCGAAACGTGCCGGCGCGCAACATCCAAAAAATATCATCGAACCGAATATCGAATTGTTCCAAAAGTGGCAGAACATTGCGAATGGACATATTCGTCTTGTCACGCTGGCGCCGGAAGAAAAGAATGGATTAGCGCTTACGGCGCATTTAAAAGAAACTGGAGTTGTGGCCTCGATCGGCCATTCCGATGCGGTATACAAACAAGTAAAAGCGGCGATAGACGCAGGTGTGACGCATGCAACCCACCTATTTAACGGCATGCGCGGCATCCACCACCGCGAGCCGGGAGTCGCCGGTGCAGTGCTGATGCACGAGGAAGTAATATGTGAACTGATCGCCGATGGCATTCATGTGGCGCCGGAAATGGTTCGCTTTGCTTACCGGAATAAAGGAAGCGCGGGGCTCATATTAATTACAGACGCGATGCGCGCCAAATGTCTCGGAGCGGGAATATATGAGCTCGGCGGCCAGGAAGTGACGGTGCAAGGGGAAAAAGCAACGTTGCGTGATGGCACGTTGGCGGGAAGCATTTTAAAATTAGGCGATGCGGTGAAAAATGCGATGGCGTATACCGGCTGCACGTTGGAAGATATCATCCGCATGGCGAGCTGGAATCCGGCAAAGCAACTCGGCGTCTTAGACAGAAAAGGAAGCATCCGCGCCGGCAAAGATGCAGATATTGTCGTATTAAATGAGCAGCATGATGTCGTGATGACGATATGCCGCGGAGAAATGGCCTATTCGAAATGGGAGGGATTCGACGATGAAACTGATCGAAGCCAAAAATTATGA
- a CDS encoding GntR family transcriptional regulator has protein sequence MINKNSPLPIYYQLEQGIKEMIEKGQLKPGEMIPSERELAETHHISRMTVRQAINNLVNDGYLVRKRGKGTFVAATKIEQPLKGLTSFSEDMRARGMKPGTMVLAFNIVPASTSLAQLLDVREGADLYEIRRVRLADGLPMALETLYIPCALVPHLTYEIVSGSVYDFIEKELGLTIQSGVQVIEASVARKMEAELLQVKEGAPVLLMQRRSYLNNGRPLEVVKSVYRGDRYKFTIEMERSK, from the coding sequence ATGATTAACAAAAACTCGCCGCTTCCGATCTATTACCAGCTGGAGCAAGGAATTAAAGAAATGATCGAAAAAGGACAGCTCAAGCCGGGAGAAATGATTCCGTCCGAGCGCGAGCTGGCGGAAACGCATCACATCAGCCGCATGACCGTCCGCCAGGCGATCAATAATTTAGTCAATGACGGATACTTGGTCAGAAAGCGGGGCAAAGGCACATTTGTCGCCGCGACAAAAATCGAACAACCGCTGAAAGGGTTGACGAGCTTTTCCGAAGATATGCGCGCGCGCGGCATGAAACCGGGAACAATGGTGTTGGCTTTCAACATTGTTCCTGCCAGCACGTCGTTGGCTCAGCTATTGGATGTTCGCGAAGGAGCGGATCTTTATGAAATTCGCCGCGTCCGCCTTGCCGATGGGCTGCCGATGGCGCTAGAAACATTATATATTCCATGTGCGCTCGTTCCTCATTTAACCTACGAAATTGTAAGCGGTTCCGTTTATGATTTTATTGAAAAAGAATTAGGGTTAACCATTCAATCGGGCGTGCAAGTAATTGAAGCTTCCGTCGCCCGCAAGATGGAGGCGGAGCTGCTGCAAGTGAAAGAAGGCGCACCGGTGCTTCTGATGCAGCGCAGAAGCTATTTAAATAACGGCAGGCCGTTAGAAGTCGTCAAATCGGTTTATCGTGGTGACCGTTACAAATTTACGATTGAGATGGAACGTTCAAAATAA